The Dehalococcoidia bacterium sequence CACGTCGCCTTCAACGAGCCGGGTTCGACGCGTGATTCGCACGCGCGCACCGTCGACCTCGCGCCGGCGTCGCGAGAAGTGCACGCGGCGACGTTCGGATCGATAGACGCGGTGCCCGACCGCGGCATGACGCTCGGCATGTCTGATCTCCTCGCGGCGCGCGCCGTGCTGGTGCTCGCGAGCGGCGCCCACAAAGCGGCGATCGTCCGGGACGCGATCGAAGGTCCCGAAACAGAAGACGTACCGGCTTCGCTGCTGCGATCGCACGCGGATCTCACGTGGGTGCTCGACGAGGCCGCGACCTCGCAGCTCAGTCGCCGCTGACCGGTGTGCCCGCGCCATGATCAGGCGCACCCGGTGCATGACGCTGCGCCACGCCGTTCACCAGCAGCATCCCGACGATGATGAGCGCAAGCCCGACGAACAGGTTCACGCTAATCTGCTCGTCGAGCACGGCCCAACCCATGACGGTCGCAACGAGCGGAATCAGATAGCTCACCAGCGAGATCGATGTCGCCGACATGCGCTGCACCAGCGTAAAGAAGATCACGTACGCAAGGCCCGATGACAGCGCCCCCAGCCCGATCCACGAAAGGGAAGCCTGCGCCGAGATCGAAAGGTCCGGAGATCCATCGATCGCCAGCGCGAGGGGGACGGCGATCAGCGCGCCAAAGATCATCTGGCCACTTGCGAGCGAAATCGCATCGCCTTGCAGCTTCTGGCGCGCGATGACGGTTGAGACCGCATAGCCCGCCGATCCGCCAAGCACAGCCAGGTCGCCAAGGGCGTCCGAGCTGGTGATATCGGCAAGGTCAGGCCCGATCAGCACAACCGCGCCCAGGAAGCCGACCACGACGCCCAGCGCGCGGTCTGGCGCCGGACGCTCTGTGCCAGCGGCCGCCGCGATGGCAAAGGTCATCAGCGGCATCGTCGCGTTGAGCGTGGCGGCCAGGCTGCTCGCAATGTGCTGCTGCGCCCACGTGATCAGCGTGAACGGCACCAGGTTATTGAGCACCGCCAGCACCAGCAGCACGCCCCAGGCCGACGGCGGCGGCAGCGAGCGGCGAAAGAGCACGACCGCCGCGCCGAGGAGCACCGCCGACAGCAGCAGGCGCCCGGCGACGATCGTGAACGGATCCACCTCGTCGACCACAACGTCGTTCATCGTGAACGCCGAACCCCAGATGACGCTCAGCGCGACGAGTGGGAGGGCGTCCGCTGCCTTCAATCGTCTCTCCGCCCTACCATCCGCCACAGCCGCGTATCATCGCATTGTGAGCGATTCGCGATGACTCCAACACCTGCCAACCGTATCAGCGGCCTCTACGTGATCGTCGACCCGGACGCCTGTGGCGGACGCAGCGCCTTCGATGTGGCGGAGGCCGCGGTGGCCGGCGGCGCCACGATGATCCAATGGCGAGACAAACGGCGCGACAAGGGCGATCAACTCGCCGAGGTGCGCGCAATCGCCGCCCTCTGCCGCGAGAAGGGCGCGACTTTCATCGTCAACGATCACGCTGACCTGGCGATGGCCGCCGGAGCCGACGGCGTCCACCTCGGTCAACACGACCTGCCGATCGCTGCCGTCCGCCCGATCGTGCGGGCTGACATGATCGTCGGCATTTCGACGAATAACGTCGACGAAGCGCGCGCGGCCGCGACGGATGGCGCCGCTTACATCGCAGTAGGCGCCATGTTCTCAACATCGTCGAAGGACGACACACGGCCGGCGGGACTCGAACGGCTGGTTGAAATCAAGGCAGCCGTCGACGTCCCCGTTGTCGCGATCGGCGGCATCAAAGCATCGAACATCACGTCCGTCATTGGGGCCGGCGCTGATGCCGTCGCCGTAATCAGCGCCGTTTGCGGCGCGCCCGATCCGCGCGCGGCGGCAGCAGCGTTGAGCGCGGCGTTCGGACGCAGGCAGGACTAGCCAGAGCGGGGCGATGCCGCGCGGGAGCCGCATTCAGACGGTGTACACTCGCTCGTCCGGGCCCTTGAGCACCAACGCGCTGGCTTCGCCGGGACGCCAGAACGGCCCGACGAGATTGTCATTCGTATTCGACGCCAGTGCGTCGATCGAGCGCCCGTCGTAGCGGAACAACGCCCCTCGCTCGCCGCAGATCAGTGCGTGCGCCCCGTCGGGGCGCCACGCCGCGCCGAGCAGCGCGGCGGGCGCCTCGACGGGCGTCGTCGCGAACGTCGAGCCGTCGTACTCGAAGAGCTTATTGGCCACCGCGTCGTTGTCTCGATAGGCCACCGACAGCACGAGCGCGCGCGGGGGCTGCGTGCCCGGCCGAAACGCGATCGCCACGGCGTCGTCCTGGTCGTCAGTCGCCAGCAGCGCCTGCGTGTAGCGGCCGTCGCAGCGATACAGCATGTGCGGTCGCGGATATCCGGCGTACGCGCTCGAATACGCCCCGATGAGCGCATAGGCGCCGTCGGGCCGCCACGCGATCGAGCGCATTGTGTGCGCGCGATCCCCCGGTAGCGGCAGGAGCGCCCCCGTGTCGCGATCGAAGCGCAGCACCACACCGCCGTTGCCGATAATCAGCGCGCACGAGTTGTCCGGGGCCCACGCCACGCGCCGCAGATTCTCGGCCGTGACCGATGGCAATTCATGGAAGCGCTGACCGTCGTACAAAAGCACCGCGCCGCGATTGCCGGCGAGCAGCGCGAGAGCGCCGTCGGGGGACCAGGCGGCGCCACGCAGATTGTGCGAGCTCTGGGAGGGCAGATCGTCGAAACGGCCCTCGTCGAATCGGAATACCTGGCCGCGATTCCCGACGAGCAACGCATACTCGCCGTGCGGCCGCCACGCCGCCCAGCGCAATCTTCGCGCCGACTCCGGCGACGCGATGCCGCGTAGTTGATCGCCGTCGAAGAGATAGACGCTCGCCATGCGCACCAGTCTAGGCGATTGGCGGTGCGCTCACTCTCCCGTCGTGACGATCTCGCCGTCACCTGCGATGAAGATGACCGGGATGCCTTCGAACTCCTGGACGACGCCATTCACGCAGACTTCGACTCCCGCGTACAACTCCGCCGGGGGCTGCGCGAACTCGTCCAGGACGCGGTCCGGAATCGCGATGGCGAACGGGACATCGCCGCCTTCCTCGCCGAATTCCAGCAGGGTCAGCGGTTCGTGCGGTCCTGCCGCCTTGCGGACGTTGACGACATCGCCGATAACCGTCTGCCGCGTGCCCGGCTCAACGATCGCCGCCGGCACCGCCTCCCCACAGGGATCGATGGCCGGCGTCAGTGTGTTACCGCCGGCACTGTCCGTCGGGACGCCGCCGAACTCCTCGCCCGGCGGCGGCGCGGGTGCGGTCGTGTCCGGATCGTCGCCCTCGATGCAGGCAGTCAGCGCCACCACGACGACGAGTAGCGCGAACAACATCACGGGTGGCAGGACGAGCGGAATCGGAGGTTTGCGGTGCACGCAAGCATTGTGCCGTAGACGCCGACAAGCAGGAGTCGATGCATGCGTCGCGGGCATGTCAGAAGCGTGTACGCAGAAATGTTGCCTAGCTATGTTGCTCAGCGGTAGAACACGTCCGCGACCTTCGCCATGTACGAAAGCATCGCAGCGGGTTCGAGGCCGTACGCCGGCACGGAGAGCGTCGCCGAGTCGGCGTGCTGCCAGATCGCGGATACGCGCTCGCGCACGTCTGCCGGCAGCGGCGCGATGATTCCCCAGTACCTCGGCTCATTCGGCATGTCGGCGCTCCTTCGAGAGTTCACGACGATCGCGGTTAGCGGCGATAGCGTAGCCCGACCCCCGTGTACGGCACACACCCGCCCGGGTGACACGCAGCGCTTTGCGATCGACGCGATGCGCCATATCGTCGCGTCATCGGCAACCGAAGAGGAAAGGGAGGTGGACGATGGCCGAACAGGACCCCGCAGGAGGGGACACGGCACCGGACGACCTGGAGACAGCGCGGGCGGAAGTCGGCAGGTTGGAAGCGGCGGCTGCGCAGGCAGCCGACGAAGCAGCCTCGCTGCGATCCGCATTGGCGGAAGCGCAGGCAGCGAGCGAAACGTCGTCGAGCGAGGCGGAGGACCTGCGCGCGCAGATCGCCGAAACCGCGCAGCGCGAACGCGACGCCGCGACACGGTACCGGGAGCTTGCGATCCGCGCCGAGCCGGCGCTTCCGGCCGCCCTCATCGCCGGCGACACCATCGCCGCGGTCGATGCGTCGCTCGTCGCCGCGCGCGACGTCGTCGGGCGCGTGAGGTCGCACATCGAAGCGCAGGCGAGCGCGACGCGCGTGCCCGCCGGCGCCCCGCAGCGTTCATCAACCGACCTCAGCGCGATGACGCCTCAGCAGAAGATTCGCTACGGACTCGAACAACGGGCGCAAGGATAGCAACCCCTCGCGCCGGCAGCGTGCGTCGCTGGCGACGCACCCGTTTCCCCAATCATTGACTAAGGAGACTACGCATGGCACTCACACTCGCGGAAGCAGCCAAGCTTTCGAACGACACGGTTCTGCAGGGCGTGATCGAGACGGTCATCCTGGACTCGCCCGTGTTGCAGTTGTTGCCGTTCGTCGAGATCACCGGCAACGGACTCACGTACAACCGGGAGAACGCAGCCCCGACCGCCGCGTTCTTCGACGTCGGCGATACCTGGACCGAAAGCACACCGACGTTCACACAGATCACTGCCACGCTGAAGATCGTCGGTGGCGATGCGGACATCGACAACTTCCTGCTCACGACGCGCAGCAACGTTCAGGATCTGCAGTCAGCCGTGATCAGCCTCAAGGCGAAGGCCGTCCAGCGTAAGTTCGAAGACACGTTCGTGAACGGCGATACAGCCGTCGATGCCAAGTCGTTCGACGGCATCGACAAGCTCGCGACCGGCGGGCAGGCCGCCACCATGGGCACGAACGGCGCGACGCTTTCGCTCACGAAGCTCGACGAGTTGATCGACCTGCTGAAGGGCGGCCGCCCCGACATGCTCCTGATGAGCAAGCGGACGCGCCGCGGCCTCAATACGCTCGCGCGCGCCTCCGGCGGCTTCCTGGAGACGGACCGCAACGAATTCGGCCAGATGGTGCAGTGGTACGACGGCATCCCGGTCGGCGTGTCGGACCACATCTCGGACGCGAAGACCGTCGGATCGAGCACTGACTGCTCGACGATCTACGCCATGTCGTTCGGCGAGGGCGGGCTCGCGGGGATCACGGCGCCGGGCGGCCTGATCGTCGAGACCGTCGGCAGCCTGGAGACGAAGGACGCGACGCGCACGCGCGTGAAGTGGTACGTCAGCGTCGCGCTCTTCAATGCGCTCAAGCTCGCGAAGCTCGTCGGCGTCAGGCCCTGATCTGGTCGCGAGGTCGCTGGTGATTGGTCGTTGGTGACTGGCGGAGGGGGCCGGGCGTTGCCCGGCCTTCCCCGCTGCCCCACGACTGCGCGCGCAAGGTTGACATCGCTGCAGCAGGGACGGCCCCGGTTGAGGTAGCATCGGGATATGGACGCCGCCCACGTTATGTCCGCGCTCGGGAACATCGCGGCCTCCGCCGGCCTGGCGATCGCCGGTCTGTGCGCGCTGCTGATCGCGTTCAGCGGCCCTCGACGCCACATCCTGCCGTTCCGCCTGGCGATCGCATCAGGCGCCGGCCTCATCGCGCTGGCGGCCGATGAAGGCCTCGAATTGCACGATCGAGCGGGGCGTTGGCTGTATCAGGAACATGGCGTCGTGGCGCCGGGGCCGATCAACCATGTCGACGACCTCTTCGTGATCGGATATCTCGCAGCCGGCGTGGCGGTGCTCGCCGTGTACGCACGGAGGCTGCTCCGCACGCCGCGCTTTTTCGGCGGGCTCATCGCGGCTGGCGCGCTGCTGGCGACCGGCACCGGCCTGGACGCCCTGGGCACGACAGGCAGTTGGACGGACGCCGTCGAGGAAACACTGGAAGCAGGCGGCGCATTGCTGCTCGCGGCGGTCTTCGCCCGCGAAGCGCTCGGGCTACAGCAACTTGACGCGGCGAGGGCGTTTCTGTCAGAGTCCACG is a genomic window containing:
- a CDS encoding WD40 repeat domain-containing protein, which produces MASVYLFDGDQLRGIASPESARRLRWAAWRPHGEYALLVGNRGQVFRFDEGRFDDLPSQSSHNLRGAAWSPDGALALLAGNRGAVLLYDGQRFHELPSVTAENLRRVAWAPDNSCALIIGNGGVVLRFDRDTGALLPLPGDRAHTMRSIAWRPDGAYALIGAYSSAYAGYPRPHMLYRCDGRYTQALLATDDQDDAVAIAFRPGTQPPRALVLSVAYRDNDAVANKLFEYDGSTFATTPVEAPAALLGAAWRPDGAHALICGERGALFRYDGRSIDALASNTNDNLVGPFWRPGEASALVLKGPDERVYTV
- a CDS encoding major capsid protein, with amino-acid sequence MALTLAEAAKLSNDTVLQGVIETVILDSPVLQLLPFVEITGNGLTYNRENAAPTAAFFDVGDTWTESTPTFTQITATLKIVGGDADIDNFLLTTRSNVQDLQSAVISLKAKAVQRKFEDTFVNGDTAVDAKSFDGIDKLATGGQAATMGTNGATLSLTKLDELIDLLKGGRPDMLLMSKRTRRGLNTLARASGGFLETDRNEFGQMVQWYDGIPVGVSDHISDAKTVGSSTDCSTIYAMSFGEGGLAGITAPGGLIVETVGSLETKDATRTRVKWYVSVALFNALKLAKLVGVRP
- the thiE gene encoding thiamine phosphate synthase, which codes for MTPTPANRISGLYVIVDPDACGGRSAFDVAEAAVAGGATMIQWRDKRRDKGDQLAEVRAIAALCREKGATFIVNDHADLAMAAGADGVHLGQHDLPIAAVRPIVRADMIVGISTNNVDEARAAATDGAAYIAVGAMFSTSSKDDTRPAGLERLVEIKAAVDVPVVAIGGIKASNITSVIGAGADAVAVISAVCGAPDPRAAAAALSAAFGRRQD
- a CDS encoding DMT family transporter, producing the protein MKAADALPLVALSVIWGSAFTMNDVVVDEVDPFTIVAGRLLLSAVLLGAAVVLFRRSLPPPSAWGVLLVLAVLNNLVPFTLITWAQQHIASSLAATLNATMPLMTFAIAAAAGTERPAPDRALGVVVGFLGAVVLIGPDLADITSSDALGDLAVLGGSAGYAVSTVIARQKLQGDAISLASGQMIFGALIAVPLALAIDGSPDLSISAQASLSWIGLGALSSGLAYVIFFTLVQRMSATSISLVSYLIPLVATVMGWAVLDEQISVNLFVGLALIIVGMLLVNGVAQRHAPGAPDHGAGTPVSGD